From Catharus ustulatus isolate bCatUst1 chromosome 17, bCatUst1.pri.v2, whole genome shotgun sequence, the proteins below share one genomic window:
- the LOC117004336 gene encoding collagen alpha-1(I) chain-like, whose amino-acid sequence MKTTIILLLGILALCAQLQAAPAAARDETKKGAPASWGQLQLDYPLSSQLGTLELSGTTSSPRPIGSQGHGDPASRWAQRGAVRGPAGGGRGQGRLAAVPAGRVLSMAAQSPRGSPSLVGSQQQQIPDTRVVQARRGSLALPGPWEPPGRPSPPAPPGEELKGRPGGHSAAGSCTMPTARSVLILAGLLALWAELPAASAQNDTTKAGVCPSPAMDAVNCTVGCQSDGDCESTLKCCPAACGKACQKPDEKPGTCPSVNPGIPMLGLCTNQCKTDADCSGVQKCCRNGCGKVSCVTPLH is encoded by the exons ATGAAGACCACCATCATTTTGCTCCTGGGCATCCTGGCCCTGTGTGCCCAACTGCAGGCAGCCCCTGCGGCTGCTCGGGACGAAACAAAAAAAG gtgctccagctAGCTGGGGGCAGCTTCAGCTGGATTATCCCctcagcagccagctgggcacCTTGGAGCTGAG cggCACCACTTCATCCCCGCGGCCGATCGGCTCGCAGGGCCACGGTGACCCAGCGTCCCGGTGGGCTCAGCGCGGGGCTGTCCGGGGTCCGGCGGGCGGGGGCCGTGGCCAGGGGCGGctggctgctgttcctgccGGGCGAGTTCTCAGCATGGCCGCCCAGTCTCCTCGAGGCTCCCCCTCCCTGGTcggcagccagcagcagcagatacCTGATACTCGGGTTGTGCAAGCGCGAAGGGGGAGCCTGGCCCTGCCCGGCCCTTGGGAGCCACCCGGAAGGCCGAGCCCGCCGGCCCCACCTGGAGAGGAGCTTAAAGGCCGGCCGGGCGGCCACAGCGCAGCCGGTTCCTGCACCATGCCCACGGCCCGCAGCGTCCTCATCTTGGCGGGGCTCCTGGCtctctgggcagagctgccgGCAGCATCCGCCCAGAATGACACCA CGAAAGCCGGCGTGTGCCCGAGCCCCGCGATGGATGCGGTGAACTGCACAGTGGGGTGCCAGTCCGATGGCGACTGCGAGAGCACCCTCAAGTGCTGCCCGGCAGCCTGCGGCAAGGCCTGCCAGAAGCCTGACG AGAAGCCTGGCACCTGCCCATCTGTCAACCCAGGCATCCCCATGCTGGGCCTCTGCACCAACCAGTGCAAGACCGATGCCGACTGCTCCGGGGTCCAGAAGTGTTGCAGGAATGGCTGCGGCAAGGTCTCCTGTGTGACACCCCTCCACTGA
- the LOC122149440 gene encoding WAP four-disulfide core domain protein 3-like, producing MGGCGLVPALVPLEQALLPGTQLHGTSSSAESPGYCPRAESAIGPSCGTRCHNDTTCQSGEKCCTRGCCTRCVPAEPAKPGFCPWKRAERRAAACPNRCTDDRDCPGEHKCCFSGCGLACTPPDTESHRAAEKPGVCPMVLRGSLGPCLELCDTDSDCTGDDKCCTTGCGHVCKPPKGKPSAPCGAKTPVPPLPVWPGLCPPAAEHDQAGKCLLLCLQDKDCPLGQKCCLQGCSWVCVHPLWGTA from the exons ATGGGGGGGTGTGGGCTGGTGCCTGCGTTGGTGCCCCTGGAGcaagccctgctccctgggacacagctgcaTGGAACATCTTCttctgcagagagcccaggctACTGCCCCCGTGCTGAGAGTGCCATTGGGCCAAGCTGTGGGACAAGATGCCACAACGACACCACATGCCAGTCCGGGGAGAAGTGCTGCACCCGCGGCTGCTGCACCCGCTGTGTGCCCGCTGAGCCAG CCAAACCTGGGTTCTGCCCTTGGAAGCGTGCTGAgaggagagctgctgcctgccccaaCCGCTGCACTGATGACCGGgactgccctggggagcacaAATGCTGCTTCTCTGGCTGTGGGTTGGCCTGCACCCCTCCAGACACAG AGAGCCACCGTGCTGCAGAGAAGCCTGGTGTGTGCCCCATGGTGCTGCGGGGCTCCTTggggccctgcctggagctgtgtgacaCCGACAGTGACTGCACTGGGGACGACAAGTGCTGCACCACCGGCTGTGGCCACGTCTGCAAACCACCTAAGGGTAAACCATCAGCACCCTGTGGGGCCAAgacccctgtgccccctc TGCCAGTGTGGCCAGGtctctgtccccctgcagcagagcatgATCAGGCAGGCAAATGCCtcctcctgtgcctgcaggatAAGGATTGTCCCCTTGGCCAgaagtgctgcctgcagggctgcagctgggtcTGCGTCCACCCACTGTGGG GTACAGCATAG
- the LOC117004456 gene encoding keratin-associated protein 10-6-like, translated as MSLRVFLLLCLLILRAEPSVTPEKGGDSQKPGRCPRDFMRCLRLESPLCANDSSCPAGLKCCHWECRLRCIPPAEEKPGACPAAAPERLTAPCSFPCLEDKDCLGAQKCCPLGCGSACLEPAQDQPKPSEGPTVQPGPFRERCRGDGDCPDAQKCCNSSCGHQCLPGAPAEDTSPAPVTQRPLQHLWGCLTDQDCPPNYVCCHQLCSRHCVENSQGKDGFCPVRAGLFPSYNCRAWCWHDGECPHEEKCCLRGCDYVCLPPSREKPGICPLAEEAPLAPCGTPCTKDWQCPGAEKCCSSSRCGYVCSAPEPDKPGECPKVRPQHTSEPCTETDSCTHDRDCSRQEKCCFSGCAMRCTRPAQEHPGECPRAEPCWDPRRRRGSQCLDDSVCRREEKCCDTGCGWECVAVPRDSGDKADGRCVEECQADSHCPRGQRCTSIGCGHVCMDIPGERDTVPVPQPSAERCSEECEADSQCPWGQRCTHTSCGRVCVDTPGGEAQETQCCPRRCRGGECPMPVGISKTCLDLCSLDEECPWGHKCCSNGCGHVCTRVSGGKEAYGHPKEASIRADASAGQGDLK; from the exons ATGAGCCTAAgagttttcctcctcctgtgcctcctcatcctcagggCAGAGCCGAGTGTAACACCAGAGAAGGGCG GGGACTCCCAGAAACCAGGGAGGTGTCCACGGGACTTCATGCGCTGCTTGCGCCTGGAGTCCCCACTCTGTGCCAATGACTCCAGCTGCCCCGCCGGGCTCAAGTGCTGCCACTGGGAGTGCCGGCTCCGCTGCATCCCCCCGGCAGAAG AGAAGCCCGGTGCCTGCCCGGCAGCAGCCCCCGAGAGGCTCACTgccccctgctccttcccctgcctggaGGACAAGGACTGCCTGGGAGCGCAGAAGTGCTGCCCGCTGGGCTGCGGCTCTGCCTGCTTGGAGCCGGCGCAGG ACCAGCCCAAGCCCAGCGAGGGCCCCACGGTGCAGCCAGGACCATTCCGGGAGCGGTGCCGAGGCGACGGCGACTGCCCCGACGCGCAGAAATGCTGCAACAGCAGCTGCGGCCACCAGTGCCTGCCGGGAGCACCGGCCG AggacaccagccctgccccagtcACTCAAAGGCCACTGCAGCACCTGTGGGGATGCCTCACGGACCAGGACTGTCCCCCAAACTACGTGTGCTGTCACCAGctgtgcagcaggcactgcGTGGAAAACAGTCAAG GGAAGGACGGATTCTGCCCAGTCCGTGCCGGGCTGTTCCCCAGTTACAactgcagagcctggtgctGGCACGATGGCGAATGTCCCCACGAGGAGAAGTGCTGTCTCCGTGGCTGTGACTATGTCTGCCTGCCCCCATCCCGAG AGAAACCAGGTATCTGCCCGCTGGCTGAGGAGGCTCCACTGGCTCCATGTGGCACCCCCTGCACCAAGGACTGGCAGTGCCCGGGGGCTGagaagtgctgcagcagcagcagatgtggcTATGTGTGCTCAGCTCCCGAACCAG ACAAACCCGGTGAGTGCCCAAAGGTGAGGCCACAGCACACATCAGAGCCGTGCACGGAGACGGACTCCTGCACCCACGACAGGGACTGCTCCCGGCAGGAGAAGTGCTGCTTCTCTGGCTGCGCCATGCGCTGCACCCGCCCTGCCCAAG AGCACCCCGGAGAGTGCCCCCGGGCAGAGCCGTGCTGGGACCCGCGGCGCCGGCGCGGGAGCCAGTGCCTGGATGACAGCGTCTGCCGGCGAGAGGAGAAGTGCTGTGACACCGGCTGTGGCTGGGAGTGCGTGGCCGTGCCCAGAG ACAGCGGGGACAAAGCTGATGGCCGGTGTGTGGAGGAGTGCCAGGCTGATTCACACTGTCCCCGGGGACAGCGATGCACCAGCATCGGCTGTGGCCATGTCTGCATGGACATCCCTGGAG AGCGTGACACTGtgcctgtgccccagcccagtgctgagcGGTGCTCGGAGGAGTGCGAGGCGGACTCACAgtgtccctggggacagaggtgcACCCACACCTCCTGCGGCCGTGTCTGTGTGGACACTCCTGGAGGTGAGGCACAGGAGACCCAGTGTTGCCCCAGGAGAT GCAGAGGTGGAGAGTGCCCCATGCCTGTGGGCATTAGTAAGACCTGCCTGGACCTGTGCAGCCTCGATGAGGAGTGTCCCTGGGGTCACAAGTGCTGCAGCAATGGCTGTGGCCACGTCTGCACACGGGTGTCTGGTGGTAAGGAGGCCTATGGCCACCCTAAGGAGGCCAGCATCAGGG cagatgCCTCTGCAGGGCAAGGGGATCTGAAGTGA